Proteins from a single region of Macaca thibetana thibetana isolate TM-01 chromosome 4, ASM2454274v1, whole genome shotgun sequence:
- the LOC126952101 gene encoding LOW QUALITY PROTEIN: endogenous retrovirus group K member 113 Gag polyprotein-like (The sequence of the model RefSeq protein was modified relative to this genomic sequence to represent the inferred CDS: inserted 1 base in 1 codon; substituted 1 base at 1 genomic stop codon) — MGQTKSKYASYRSFIKILLKRGGVKVSTKNLITLFQTIEQFCPWFPEQGTLDLKDWEKIGKELKQASREGKNIPLTVWNDWVIIKVALEPFQTEEDSVPISDVPKSCAVDCEKEAGIESRKGKESSHCECVSEPAMARSTQNVDNNQLQEVVYPETLKLEEKNPELAEPSESKPRWPTPLPAAQMPVTLQPQMQVKQVQTPKEDQIEKDRVSVMAMPIQIQCPQYQPVENKTQPPVAYQYWPPAELQYQQPPENPYGQPGTFPVPQGRVPYPQPPTMRLNPTAPPSTQGSALHKIIDEARKQGDIEAWQFPVILEARPPGEXAQEGELPVAEARYKSFSIKMLKEMKEGVKXYGPNSPYMRTLLDSIAHGHRLIPYDWEILAKSSLSPSQFLQFKTWWIDGAQVQVRKNRTANPPIDIDANQLLGIGQNWSTVDQQVIMPNEAIEQIRAICLRAWEKIQDPGTACPSFNTIRQGSKEPYPDFVARLQDAAQKSITDENARKVIVELMAYENANPDCQSAIKPLKGKVPAGSDVISEYVKACDGIGGAMHKAMLMAQAITGVALGGQVRTFGGRCYNCGQIGHQKKNCLVSNKQNVSTQATTTTGKEPPGLCPRCKKGKHWGDQCRSKFDKNGQLLSGNERRGQPQAPQQTGAFQIQPFVPQGFQEQQPPLPQVSQEISQLSQYSNYPPPQAAVQQ, encoded by the exons ATGGGGCAAACTAAGAGTAAATATGCCTCTTATCgcagctttattaaaattctcttaaaaagagGGGGAGTtaaagtctctaccaaaaatctaattacgctatttcaaacaatagagcAGTTTTGTCCATGGTTTCCGGAACAGGGAACTTTAGATCtaaaagattgggaaaaaattggcaaagaattaaaacaagcaagtAGGGAAGGTAAAAACATTCCGCTCACAGTATGGAATGATTGGGTCATTATTAAAGTAGCTTTAGAACCATTTCAAACAGAAGAAGATAGCGTTCCAATTTCTGATGTCCCTAAAAGCTGTGCAGTAGATTGTGAAAAAGAGGCAGGGATAGAATCccggaaaggaaaggaaagttcaCACTGTGAATGTGTATCAGAGCCGGCTATGGCTCGGTCAACGCAAAATGTTGACAATAATCAATTACAGGAGGTAGTATATCCTGAAAcgttaaaattagaagaaaaaaatccagaattagCAGAGCCATCAGAGTCTAAACCACGATGGCCAACTCCTCTTCCAGCAGCTCAAATGCCTGTAACTTTACAACCTCAAATGCAGGTTAAACAAGTACAAACTCCAAAAGaagatcaaatagaaaaagatagagtTTCTGTCATGGCAATGCCAATCCAAATACAGTGTCCACAATATCAGCCGGTAGAAAATAAGACCCAGCCGCCAGTAGCCTATCAATACTGGCCGCCAGCTGAACTACAGTATCAGCAGCCCCCAGAAAATCCGTATGGACAGCCAGGAACATTTCCAGTGCCACAGGGCAGGGTGCCATATCCTCAACCGCCCACCATGAGACTTAATCCTACAGCACCGCCTAGTACACAGGGTAGTGcgttacataaaattattgatgaggcaagaaaacaaggagataTTGAGGCGTGGCAATTCCCAGTAATATTAGAAGCAAGACCACCTGGAG GGGCCCAAGAGGGAGAGCTTCCCGTAGCTGAAGCCAGATATAagtccttttctataaaaatgctaaaagaaatgaaagagggagtaAAATAGTATGGACCCAACTCTCCTTACATGAGAACATTATTAGATTCCATTGCTCATGGACATAGACTCATTCCTTATGATTGGGAGATTCTGGCAAAATCCTCACTCTCACCCtctcaatttttacaatttaagacTTGGTGGATTGATGGGGCACAAGTACAGGTCCGAAAAAATAGGACTGCCAATCCTCCAATTGACATAGATGCAAATCAACTATTAGGAATAGGTCAAAATTGGAGCACTGTTGACCAACAAGTAATAATGCCAAATGAGGCCATTGAGCAAATTAGGGCTATCTGCCTTAGGGCCTGGGAGAAAATCCAAGACCCAGGAACCGCCTGCCCCTCCTTTAATACAATAAGACAAGGCTCTAAAGAGCCCTACCCTGATTTTGTAGCAAGACTTCAAGATGCTGCTCAAAAGTCAATTACCGATGAGAATGCCCGTAAGGTCATAGTGGAATTGATGGCATATGAAAACGCCAATCCTGATTGTCAATCAGCCATTAAGCCATTAAAAGGAAAGGTTCCCGCAGGATCAGATGTAATCTCAGAGTACGTTAAGGCCTGCGATGGAATTGGAGGAGCTATGCATAAAGCTATGCTTATGGCTCAAGCAATCACAGGAGTCGCTTTAGGAGGACAGGTTAGAACATTTGGGGGAAGATGTTATAATTGTGGTCAAATTGGTCATCAAAAAAAGAATTGCctagtctcaaataaacaaaatgtatctaCTCAAGCTACTACAACAACAGGTAAAGAGCCACCTGGCCTATGTCCAagatgtaaaaaaggaaaacattggggtGATCAATGTCgttctaaatttgataaaaatgggcAACTACTGTCGGGAAACGAGAggaggggccagcctcaggccccgcaACAAACTGGGGCATTCCAAATTCAGCCCTTTGTTCCTCAGGGTTTTCAGGAACAACAACCCCCACTGCCACAAGTGTCTCAGGAAATAAGCCAGTTATCACAATACAGCAATTATCCCCCGCCACAAGCGGCAGTGCAGCAGTAG